One genomic window of Acidobacteriota bacterium includes the following:
- a CDS encoding hydrogenase iron-sulfur subunit: MSRDFIPKIIYFMCNWCGTGGAESASAYHFYYPENVLPYRVNCTGSLSPVHILRAFVEGADGVLISGCYPGDCHYEDGNFRARRRVAITKSILDSLGLGEDRVWFRYVAHGEGRRFVDTATEFNDYIKEIGPNPLRERSDT; encoded by the coding sequence ATGAGCAGAGATTTTATACCCAAGATTATATATTTCATGTGTAACTGGTGTGGAACGGGCGGAGCGGAAAGTGCATCTGCTTATCATTTCTATTATCCTGAAAATGTTCTTCCCTACAGGGTGAACTGCACCGGGTCTCTTTCTCCGGTTCATATCTTACGGGCTTTCGTTGAAGGTGCCGATGGGGTGCTGATCAGCGGCTGCTATCCAGGAGACTGTCACTATGAGGACGGGAATTTCAGAGCGCGGCGAAGAGTGGCAATCACGAAATCCATCCTGGATTCTCTGGGTTTGGGCGAAGACAGAGTATGGTTCAGATATGTGGCCCATGGCGAAGGAAGAAGGTTTGTGGACACCGCTACGGAATTCAATGATTACATAAAAGAGATCGGCCCTAATCCGCTCAGGGAAAGGAG